The DNA segment GaaacatgcaaaataaattttattcccCTTTATCCCTTTTTCTTTGCCACCCAGGGGCTCTCCTTATttagaagagaaaagaaaatagttgCCAATGCATGTGAAATATTGTAATGCccgattattatttttttagaaatacatttttttccgGGGACGGGCATTAATTCTGACCCCTCCCGCTACGTACTAACTTGTTCTTAATTTATCACTtgctcccccctcccccgggggAAATTGGTATCGGACCTATCGTTATAAAATGATTGTTCCTAATGTACATTCCGAGTTACAATACGATATGATCTCTTTCTAAGATGCCATGAACAAcgataaaataataattctttAAAATGTGACCActtttcttcatgattaattcaataatgcccccccccctctgcatTCGCGCCTGTCCCACCAATCACACTTACTAAAACGTTAAGATGACAGAGCCTGAACAAATTACTGGCTGAAAACATATAGGCCCCatcatatacatgatataggcctatcttatcTGCAACTCGATTCCTGAATAAAATACCGATCCGACATTATGCGTTAAGATTTGCGACGTTATGCGTTAATAATTCAAGCTACGATATTATGCGTTGACTGTGACATTTATCATCGAACACATGTCACTATCAACGCATATGCGTCGCTGCGATCGGTTGTAACAAGGCATGTGTAGGATCTTGTCATCTATCACCTGATACTTATACTCGTATCAAGGACATGAAGGAGTTGATTATATGTCAAATGAAAGGTAGGAGAGGTGGACGGCATATTCAAGAAAGGATTGTAAATGGTTATACAAAGAAGTATGCAAAGGTACAGCCGAGGGAATGACGACACAATCCCTGTAATTGTGAGCTCTAGTAGAAGGCTGCCATCTTACAAGAGAAAAGCTACCTCTGATAATCTAGTGCCTGTTAAAAGAGAGAAGTATGATAAACTTAATGTTCATCTATGGAATTGTCATTCACTTAGGAACAAAAACATTCCTTCTGACTGATTACATCTTAGAGAACAACATTGACATGTTTCTGACTGAAACATAGTTGAAAAGTGAGGATCCAGTGGTGATCAATGAGAGTACTCAATCAGGCTATACTTTCATGAATGCACCACGTGGAAGAGATGAAGCTCATGGTGGAATTGCTGTCATTTACAAAAACTCAGCTCAGCCTGTCTGTCATCAAACTTAAGCTGAGACATGATACTTATGAGCATATCTATGTTACTGATCCATCACGGATGGTTTGCTATGTGGTACAGACCACCTCCGTCTATGCGGAATTCCCTCAAAACTCGTGAATTCTTAGCTGATTATGATGAACTTGTGAAAGAACTCTCTGCAAGTTCGTCCAAAGTCCTCTTACTCGGAgatttcaatattcatgtaGACATTCCAAGTAAACCTGAGGCAATGGAGTTTCTCTCATCCCTTGATGAAGCTGGCCTTTGCCAACACATCCAGGGACCTACCCACAGGTGCGGTCATACGCTCGATCTGATTATTTCTAAGGACAATGATGATTCCTTTGTGAATTCCTGCTGGATTCGAGAGAAGTTATATTCTGATCATCATTTTCTTGGCTGTGTACTTGACGTGGCAAGACCAAAGTTACAGAATGTGACATCTGTTTCCCGTAATTTCCGTAGCCTCAACAAGGATTCTCTGTGTTCTAAGATAGCTGAAGCATTTGTGGACTTTCCTTTTCAAGGTACTGCAGATGAACATGTTACATTTTACAACAATGCAATCTTTACAGTACTGGATACCATGTGTCCAGCCACCAAAAGGACCCACAAATTTCGTTCTCATCCTCCATGGTATAGTGATGAGATTTATGAAGCGAGACGTACTAGACGAAGGCTTGAAAAGGTGTGGTCTAAGAATCGCACCACTGATAATCGTCATAAATACCTGAACCAGATCCACATGATAGACAAGCTTGTCAAGCAAGCAAAGTCATCATTCTACAATGACCAATTGAGTGATGCTGATGCTAAGAAAATATATGGCGCTCTGAATGTGCTCTTGGACAGGTCTCCGAAAATCCTTCCAGTACATGCGTCTGATCAAGATCTCTCCAACAGATTTGCCACTTATTTTAGCAGTAAAGTTTCACTGATAAGAGAGGCTTTATTATCAGTTTCTCCCTCAACTGATCCTACTCCGCCTGTTTCGGAAGATCTTCACCCTGGACATGTTGGAGAAAATCCTGCCGCAAGTGGAGGCGAGCTATCAGCCTTTGTATCCGCGTCAGCTGATACCGTCAGGAAGATTATCATGTCATCGCCAAGTAAATCTTGCTCACTTGACCCTTTTCCCGTGTGGTTGGTGAAAGAgaatattgacacatttcttCCATACATTGTGTCAATTGTCGAAACGTCACTGAACTCTGGACAGTTTCCATCACCACTGAAGGATGCTGTTGTCACGCCTCTCACCAAGAAACCAACTTTGGATCGAGACGATCTGAAAAACTATCGCCCGGTATCGAATCTACCTCTTTTTTTATCTAAGGTGATCGAAAAAACAGCTCTTAGTCAGCTCTCAGAACATCTATAGTTGAATCAGCTCAACTCTGATTATCAGTCGGCCTATCGTAAAAATCACAGCACAGAGACTGCCCTGTTGGGGATAAAGAATGATATTCTTCAGGCTATAGACATGAAACGTGTTGCATTTGTTCTTCTGCTTGACCTTTCATCTGCGTTTGATTCTGTGGATCATAACATTCTCCTCAATCGTCTGTCTGAAGTGTTCAACATTACGGGTAATGCTCAGTCGTGGTTCACTTCTTACCTGTCAGGTCGTACCAGCAGATTACTTGTGAACTGTCTTCACCGAAGTCACTTCAGTATGGCGTTCCACAAGGATCGGTAATTGGACCGCGACTTTTCAGCACGTACACACTGCCAATGTCGGATATTATCAGACAATACGATGGAGTAAGCTATCACTCATATGCAGATGATGTCTCTCTGTATACATTTGCTGATCCTAGAAGTCCTGAATCGTTGAGTCAAGCTCTTCAATCACTCACAAAATGTGTTGAAAATTTACAGGAATGGATGGCTGCCAATATGTTGAAACTTAATTGTGACAAGGCTGAATTTCTTGTTGTTTCTACCCCGCAAGCCCGGCAATATGTAGCAGATGTCTCTCTCACGTTGTCCGGTATGACCATCCTTCCAGTGTCTCATGCTAAGAGTCTGGGTGTTGAGTTGGATTCGACTCTGAAAATGGATAAACAAGTTTCAGCACTTTGTCGGGGACTTCATTGTCAGCTTCCGTACATAGCCCGCATTTGACCCTACATAACTGCCAAGGTATGTGAACATGCTGTTCGAGCCATTGTATTGTCACGTCTTGACTATGCAAATTCACTCTTGTATGGAATCAACTCGTCACAGATGAAACCTCTTCAGAGGGTCCAAAACCGTGCAGCCAAGTTGATTTTCAAAGCACGTAAGCATAATCATGTTACTCCTCTGTTAAGACAGTTGCATTGGCTTCCAGTGAAGCAACGTATTGTCTTCAGGATTATGATCATTGTTTTCAAGATTGTCCATAATGAAGCTCCATACTACA comes from the Lytechinus variegatus isolate NC3 chromosome 9, Lvar_3.0, whole genome shotgun sequence genome and includes:
- the LOC121421284 gene encoding uncharacterized protein LOC121421284; this encodes MWYRPPPSMRNSLKTREFLADYDELVKELSASSSKVLLLGDFNIHVDIPSKPEAMEFLSSLDEAGLCQHIQGPTHRCGHTLDLIISKDNDDSFVNSCWIREKLYSDHHFLGCVLDVARPKLQNVTSVSRNFRSLNKDSLCSKIAEAFVDFPFQGTADEHVTFYNNAIFTVLDTMCPATKRTHKFRSHPPWYSDEIYEARRTRRRLEKVWSKNRTTDNRHKYLNQIHMIDKLVKQAKSSFYNDQLSDADAKKIYGALNVLLDRSPKILPVHASDQDLSNRFATYFSSKVSLIREALLSVSPSTDPTPPVSEDLHPGHVGENPAASGGELSAFVSASADTVRKIIMSSPSKSCSLDPFPVWLVKENIDTFLPYIVSIVETSLNSGQFPSPLKDAVVTPLTKKPTLDRDDLKNYRPVSNLPLFLSKVIEKTALSQLSEHL